A single Vespula vulgaris chromosome 3, iyVesVulg1.1, whole genome shotgun sequence DNA region contains:
- the LOC127062849 gene encoding platelet binding protein GspB-like isoform X6, protein MKILVSSLLFLVVSTTALSIQPNRVDLRRNSPINTISKIEASLGIRAQGKGAVNSGQSTAAHGGSSAVVNIGINAGGKGGVNSGKNTGAYAGSNVNAKIGLGAVVGAGVNSGKNTGAYGGSNANAKIGVATAVGAGVNSGKNTGSHGGSNANAKIGVATAVGAGVNSGKNTGSHGGSNANAKIGVATAVGAGVNSGKNTGSHGGSNANAKIGVATAVGAGVNSGKNTGGHGGSNVNAKIGIGAAGGVNARGDSKAGLGIYAGVHGGSHARADLGIKGGINAAGHGRSGSNTGANVNAGINVRTKEGSSAKASIGINAGVNVGAHGRSNAGAKIGINTRVHAGDNRGSKAGANLGISAGLHTRWNLPSQEHNQHKNHHESHLSYIPSFHNLPKLPHIPLPHIPLPHIPLPHIPFPPFHFWSTSTTSTTTEKPCESESTSSSTSKHPIETSSSSASPSSSSPKQPSVAPSSSASPSSFNSEQPSEAPSSSVSPSSESTPCEEPSKAPSSSASPSSSSSEQPSEAPSSSASPSSSSSEQPSAAPSSSASPSSSSSEQPSEAPSSSASPSSSSSEQPSAAPSSSASPSPSSSERPSEEPSSSASPSSSSSEKPSEAPSSPASPSSSSSEQPSEASSSSASPNSESTPCEEPSEAPSSSASPSSTSSEQPSEASSSSASPSSSSSEQPSEAPSSSASPSSSSSEQPSEAPSSSASPSSSSSEQPSEATSSSASPSPSSSEQPSEAPSSSASPSPSSSEQPSEAPSSSASPSSSSSEQPSEAPSSSAAPNSESTPCEEPSEASSSSASHSSTSSEQPSEAPSSSASPSSSSSEQPSEAPSSSASPSPSSSEQPSEAPSSSASPSSSSSEQPSEAPSSSASPSSSSSEQPSEAPSSSASPSPSSSEQPSEAPSSSASPSSSSSEQPSEAPSSSAAPNSESTPCEEPSEAPSSSASPSSTSSEQPSEAPSSSASPSSSSSEQPSEAPSSSASPSSSSSEQPSEAPSSSASPSPSSSEQPSEAPSSSASPSSSSSEQPSEAPSSSAAPNSESTPCEEPSEAPSSSASPSSTSSEQPSEAPSSSASPSSSSSEQPSEAPSSSASPSSSSSEQPSEAPSSSASPSSSSSEQPSEAPSSSASPSSSSSEQPSEAPSSSASPSSSSSEQPSEAPSSSASPSPSSSEQPSEAPSSSASPSSSSSEQPSEAPSSSAAPNSESTPCEEPSEAPSSSASPSSTSSEQLSEAPSSSASPSSSSSEQPSEAPSSSASPSSSSSEQPSEAPSSSASPSSSSSEQPSEAPSSSASPSSSSSEQPSEAPSSSASPSSSSSEQPSEAPSSSASPSPSSSEQPSEAPSSSASPSTSSFEQPSEAPSSSASPSSSSPEQPSEAPSSSASPISESTPCEESSKAPSSSASPSTSSSEQPSEAPSSSTSPSPSSSEQPSEEPSSSTSPSSSSSEQPSVTPSSSASPSSESTPCEDPSEAPSSSASPSSSSSEQPSEAPSSSASPNSSSSEQPSEAPSSSASPSSSSSEQPSEAPSSSASPSSSSSEQPSVAPSSSASPSSSSSEQPSEAPSSSASPSSESTPCEEPSEAPSSSASPSSSSSEQPSEAPSSSASPSSSSSDQPSEAPSSSASPSSSSSEQPSEAPSSSASPSSESTPCEEPSEAPSSSASPSSSSSEQPSEAPSSSASPSSSSSEQPSEAPSSSASPSSSSSEQPSEAPSSSASPSSSSSEQPSEAPSSSASPSPSSSEQPSEAPSSSASPSSSSSEQPSEAPSSSASPSSSSSDQPSEAPSSSASPSSSSSEQPSEAPSSSTSPSSESTPCEEPSEAPSSSASPSSSSSEQPSEAPSSSASPSSSSSEQPSEAPSSSASPSSSSSDQPSEAPSSSASPSSSSSEQPSEAPSSSASPSSESTPCEEPSEAPSSSASPSSSSSEQPSEAPSSSASPSSSSSEQPSEAPSSSASPSSSSSEQPSEAPSSSVSPSSSSSEQPSEAPSSSASPSPSSSEQPSEAPSSSASPSSSSSEQPSEAPSSSASPSPSSSEQPSEAPSSSASPSSSSSEQPSEAPSSSASPSSSSSEQPSEAPSSSASPSSSSSEQPSEAPSSSASPSSSSSEQPTEAPSSSASPSSSSSEQPSEAPSSSAAPSSSSSEQPSEAPSSSASPSSSSSEQPSEAPSSSASPSSESTPCEEPSEAPSSSASPSSESTPCEEPSEAPSSSASPSSSSSEQPSEAPSSSASPSSSSSEQPSEAPSSSASPTSSSSEQPSVGPSSSPSPSSDSTPCDESSEGPSSSGSPSSSSSPQPSGAPSSSASPSTDSTPWTPSTGVPYHFTNPAGRHCICY, encoded by the exons ATGAAGATACTCGTGTCCTCTCTACTCTTCCTTGTGGTTTCTACCACGGCCCTCTCG ATACAACCAAATCGAGTGGATCTAAGAAGAAATTCAccaataaatacaataagcaAAATTGAAGCAAGTCTAGGAATAAGAGCACAAGGAAAAGGAGCAGTGAATTCAGGACAGAGTACAGCAGCGCATGGAGGATCAAGTGCAGTCGTTAACATAGGAATAAATgcaggaggaaaaggaggagtgAATTCGGGAAAGAATACAGGAGCGTATGCAGGATCAAATGTAAACGCAAAAATAGGATTAGGTGCAGTAGTAGGAGCAGGAGTGAATTCAGGAAAGAATACAGGAGCGTATGGAGGATCAAATGCAAACGCTAAAATAGGAGTAGCTACAGCAGTAGGAGCAGGAGTGAATTCAGGAAAGAATACAGGATCGCATGGAGGATCAAATGCAAACGCTAAAATAGGAGTAGCTACAGCAGTAGGAGCAGGAGTGAATTCAGGAAAGAATACAGGATCGCATGGAGGATCAAATGCAAACGCTAAAATAGGAGTAGCTACAGCAGTAGGAGCAGGAGTGAATTCAGGAAAGAATACAGGATCGCATGGAGGATCAAATGCAAACGCTAAAATAGGAGTAGCTACAGCAGTAGGAGCAGGAGTGAATTCAGGAAAGAATACAGGAGGGCATGGAGGATCAAATGTAAACGCTAAAATAGGAATAGGTGCAGCAGGAGGAGTAAATGCGAGAGGAGACTCAAAAGCTGGTCTAGGAATATATGCAGGAGTACATGGAGGATCACATGCAAGAGCTGATTTAGGAATAAAGGGAGGAATAAATGCAGCAGGACATGGACGATCAGGTTCAAACACTGGTGCAAATGTAAATGCAGGAATAAATGtgagaacgaaagaaggatCAAGTGCAAAAGCTAGTATAGGAATAAATGCAGGAGTAAATGTGGGAGCGCATGGAAGATCAAATGCAGGAGCTAAAATAGGAATAAACACAAGAGTACATGCGGGAGATAATAGAGGATCAAAAGCAGGAGCAAATCTAGGAATAAGTGCAGGTCTACATACAAGATGGAACCTTCCCTCTCAAGAACATAACCAACACAAAAACCATCATGAATCTCATTTATCTTACATTCCCAGTTTCCATAATCTACCCAAATTACCACATATACCATTACCACATATACCATTGCCACATATACCATTACCTCATATACCATTTCCACCTTTCCACTTTTGGTCCACTAgcactacttctactactactgaAAAACCATGTGAATCTGAGTCTACTAGCTCTTCTACTTCTAAACATCCAATTGAAACATCGAGTAGCTCTGCATCGCCTAGTTCTTCCAGTCCCAAACAACCAAGCGTAGCACCAAGCAGCTCAGCCTCGCCTAGTTCCTTCAACTCTGAACAACCCAGTGAAGCACCTAGTAGTTCGGTCTCACCAAGTTCTGAATCTACCCCTTGTGAAGAACCAAGCAAAGCACCCAGCAGCTCTGCCTCACCAAGTTCTTCAAGTTCTGAACAACCTAGTGAAGCACCTAGCAGCTCTGCCTCGCCTAGTTCTTCCAGTTCTGAACAACCAAGCGCAGCACCCAGCAGCTCTGCCTCACCAAGTTCTTCAAGTTCTGAACAACCTAGTGAAGCACCTAGCAGCTCTGCCTCGCCTAGTTCTTCCAGTTCTGAACAACCAAGCGCAGCACCCAGCAGCTCTGCCTCACCAAGTCCTTCCAGTTCTGAACGACCTAGTGAAGAACCCAGCAGTTCTGCCTCACCTAGTTCTTCCAGTTCTGAAAAACCCAGTGAAGCACCCAGCAGCCCTGCCTCGCCTAGTTCTTCCAGTTCTGAACAACCAAGTGAAGCATCTAGTAGTTCGGCCTCACCAAATTCGGAATCTACTCCTTGTGAAGAACCAAGCGAAGCACCCAGCAGCTCTGCCTCGCCTAGTTCTACCAGTTCTGAACAACCTAGTGAAGCATCCAGCAGCTCTGCCTCGCCTAGTTCTTCCAGTTCTGAACAGCCCAGTGAAGCACCCAGCAGCTCTGCCTCGCCTAGTTCTTCCAGTTCTGAACAACCCAGTGAAGCACCCAGCAGCTCTGCCTCGCCTAGTTCTTCCAGTTCTGAACAACCAAGTGAAGCAACCAGCAGTTCTGCCTCACCAAGTCCTTCAAGTTCAGAACAACCAAGCGAAGCACCAAGCAGCTCTGCCTCGC CAAGTCCTTCCAGTTCAGAACAACCAAGCGAAGCACCAAGCAGCTCTGCCTCGCCTAGTTCTTCCAGTTCTGAACAACCAAGTGAAGCACCTAGTAGTTCGGCCGCACCAAATTCGGAATCTACTCCTTGTGAAGAACCAAGCGAAGCATCTAGCAGCTCTGCCTCGCATAGTTCTACTAGTTCTGAACAACCCAGTGAAGCACCCAGCAGCTCTGCCTCGCCTAGTTCTTCCAGTTCTGAACAACCCAGTGAAGCACCCAGCAGTTCTGCCTCACCCAGTCCTTCCAGTTCAGAGCAACCAAGCGAAGCACCAAGCAGCTCTGCCTCGCCTAGTTCTTCCAGTTCTGAACAACCCAGTGAAGCACCAAGCAGCTCTGCCTCACCAAGCTCTTCTAGTTCTGAACAACCAAGCGAAGCACCCAGCAGTTCTGCCTCACCAAGTCCTTCCAGTTCAGAACAACCAAGCGAAGCACCAAGCAGCTCTGCCTCGCCTAGTTCTTCCAGTTCTGAACAACCAAGTGAAGCACCTAGTAGTTCGGCCGCACCAAATTCGGAATCTACTCCTTGTGAAGAACCAAGCGAAGCACCTAGCAGCTCTGCCTCGCCCAGTTCTACTAGTTCTGAACAACCCAGTGAAGCACCCAGCAGCTCTGCCTCGCCTAGTTCTTCCAGTTCTGAACAGCCCAGTGAAGCACCCAGCAGCTCTGCCTCGCCAAGCTCTTCCAGTTCTGAACAACCAAGCGAAGCACCCAGCAGTTCTGCCTCACCAAGTCCTTCCAGTTCAGAACAACCAAGCGAAGCACCAAGCAGCTCTGCCTCGCCTAGTTCTTCCAGTTCTGAACAACCAAGTGAAGCACCTAGTAGTTCGGCCGCACCAAATTCGGAATCTACTCCTTGTGAAGAACCAAGCGAAGCACCTAGCAGCTCTGCCTCGCCCAGTTCTACTAGTTCTGAACAACCCAGTGAAGCACCCAGCAGCTCTGCCTCGCCTAGTTCTTCCAGTTCTGAACAGCCCAGTGAAGCACCCAGCAGCTCTGCCTCGCCAAGTTCTTCCAGTTCTGAACAACCCAGTGAAGCACCCAGCAGCTCTGCCTCGCCAAGTTCTTCCAGTTCTGAACAACCCAGTGAAGCACCCAGCAGCTCGGCCTCGCCTAGTTCTTCCAGTTCTGAACAACCCAGTGAAGCACCCAGCAGCTCTGCCTCACCAAGCTCTTCCAGTTCTGAACAACCAAGCGAAGCACCCAGCAGTTCTGCCTCACCGAGTCCTTCCAGTTCAGAACAACCAAGCGAAGCACCAAGCAGCTCTGCCTCGCCTAGTTCTTCCAGTTCTGAACAACCAAGTGAAGCACCTAGTAGTTCGGCCGCACCAAATTCGGAATCCACTCCTTGTGAAGAACCAAGCGAAGCACCTAGCAGCTCTGCCTCGCCTAGTTCTACTAGTTCTGAACAACTCAGTGAAGCACCCAGCAGCTCTGCCTCGCCCAGTTCTTCCAGTTCTGAACAACCCAGTGAAGCACCCAGCAGCTCTGCCTCACCAAGCTCTTCCAGTTCTGAACAACCAAGCGAAGCACCCAGCAGTTCTGCCTCACCAAGCTCTTCCAGTTCTGAACAACCCAGTGAAGCACCCAGCAGCTCTGCCTCGCCAAGTTCTTCCAGTTCTGAACAACCCAGTGAAGCACCCAGCAGCTCGGCCTCGCCTAGTTCTTCCAGTTCTGAACAACCCAGTGAAGCACCCAGCAGTTCTGCCTCACCAAGTCCTTCCAGTTCAGAACAACCAAGCGAAGCACCAAGCAGCTCTGCCTCACCTAGTACTTCCAGTTTTGAACAACCCAGTGAAGCACCCAGCAGCTCTGCCTCGCCTAGTTCTTCGAGTCCTGAACAACCCAGTGAAGCACCTAGTAGCTCTGCCTCGCCAATTTCTGAATCTACTCCTTGTGAAGAATCAAGCAAAGCACCCAGCAGTTCTGCTTCACCAAGTACTTCCAGTTCTGAACAACCAAGTGAAGCACCCAGCAGCTCTACTTCACCTAGTCCTTCCAGTTCTGAACAACCTAGTGAAGAACCCAGCAGCTCTACCTCGCCTAGTTCTTCCAGTTCTGAACAACCGAGCGTAACACCTAGTAGTTCGGCCTCACCAAGTTCTGAATCTACCCCTTGTGAAGATCCGAGCGAAGCACCCAGCAGCTCGGCTTCACCAAGTTCTTCCAGTTCTGAACAACCCAGTGAAGCACCAAGCAGCTCTGCCTCACCTAATTCTTCCAGTTCTGAACAACCCAGTGAAGCACCAAGCAGCTCTGCCTCACCTAGTTCTTCCAGTTCTGAACAACCCAGTGAAGCACCCAGCAGCTCTGCCTCGCCAAGTTCTTCTAGTTCTGAACAACCGAGCGTAGCACCTAGTAGTTCTGCCTCACCAAGTTCTTCCAGTTCTGAACAACCAAGTGAAGCACCCAGCAGCTCTGCCTCACCAAGTTCTGAATCTACCCCTTGTGAAGAACCAAGCGAAGCTCCCAGTAGCTCGGCCTCACCAAGTTCCTCCAGTTCTGAACAACCAAGTGAAGCACCCAGCAGCTCTGCCTCTC CAAGTTCTTCCAGTTCCGATCAACCAAGCGAAGCTCCCAGTAGCTCTGCCTCACCAAGTTCTTCTAGTTCTGAACAACCTAGTGAAGCACCCAGCAGCTCTGCCTCACCAAGTTCTGAATCTACCCCTTGTGAAGAACCAAGCGAAGCACCCAGCAGCTCTGCCTCGCCTAGTTCTTCCAGTTCTGAACAGCCCAGTGAAGCACCCAGCAGCTCTGCCTCGCCAAGTTCTTCCAGTTCTGAACAACCCAGTGAAGCACCCAGCAGCTCGGCCTCGCCTAGTTCTTCCAGTTCTGAACAACCCAGTGAAGCACCCAGCAGCTCTGCCTCACCAAGCTCTTCCAGTTCTGAACAACCAAGCGAAGCACCCAGCAGTTCTGCCTCACCAAGTCCTTCCAGTTCTGAACAACCAAGCGAAGCACCCAGCAGCTCTGCCTCACCTAGTTCTTCCAGTTCTGAACAACCAAGTGAAGCACCCAGCAGCTCTGCCTCACCAAGTTCTTCCAGTTCCGATCAACCAAGCGAAGCTCCCAGTAGCTCTGCCTCACCAAGTTCTTCCAGTTCTGAACAACCAAGTGAAGCACCCAGCAGCTCTACCTCACCAAGTTCTGAATCTACCCCTTGTGAAGAACCAAGCGAAGCACCCAGCAGCTCTGCCTCGCCTAGTTCTTCCAGTTCTGAGCAGCCCAGTGAAGCACCCAGCAGCTCTGCCTCGCCAAGTTCTTCCAGTTCTGAACAACCCAGTGAAGCACCCAGCAGCTCGGCCTCGCCTAGTTCTTCCAGTTCCGATCAACCAAGCGAAGCTCCCAGTAGCTCTGCCTCACCAAGTTCTTCCAGTTCTGAACAACCAAGTGAAGCACCCAGCAGCTCTGCCTCACCAAGTTCTGAATCTACCCCTTGTGAAGAACCAAGCGAAGCACCCAGCAGCTCTGCCTCGCCTAGTTCTTCCAGTTCTGAACAACCCAGTGAAGCACCCAGCAGCTCTGCCTCGCCTAGTTCTTCCAGTTCTGAACAACCCAGTGAAGCACCCAGCAGCTCTGCCTCACCAAGCTCTTCCAGTTCTGAACAACCAAGCGAAGCACCCAGCAGTTCTGTCTCACCAAGCTCTTCCAGTTCTGAACAACCAAGCGAAGCACCCAGCAGTTCTGCCTCACCAAGTCCTTCCAGTTCTGAACAACCAAGCGAAGCACCCAGCAGCTCTGCCTCAC CAAGCTCTTCCAGTTCTGAACAACCAAGCGAAGCACCCAGCAGTTCTGCCTCACCAAGTCCTTCCAGTTCTGAACAACCAAGCGAAGCACCCAGCAGTTCTGCCTCGCCTAGTTCTTCCAGTTCTGAACAACCCAGTGAAGCACCCAGCAGCTCTGCCTCACCAAGCTCTTCCAGTTCTGAACAACCAAGCGAAGCACCCAGCAGTTCTGCCTCACCAAGCTCTTCCAGTTCTGAGCAACCAAGCGAAGCACCAAGCAGCTCGGCCTCGCCTAGTTCCTCCAGTTCTGAACAACCAACTGAAGCACCCAGCAGCTCTGCCTCGCCTAGTTCTTCCAGTTCTGAACAACCAAGTGAAGCTCCCAGTAGCTCTGCCGCGCCTAGTTCTTCCAGTTCTGAACAACCAAGTGAAGCTCCCAGTAGCTCTGCCTCACCAAGTTCTTCCAGTTCTGAACAACCAAGTGAAGCACCCAGCAGCTCTGCCTCACCAAGTTCTGAATCTACCCCTTGTGAAGAACCAAGCGAAGCAC CCAGCAGCTCTGCCTCACCAAGTTCTGAATCTACCCCTTGTGAAGAACCAAGCGAAGCACCCAGCAGCTCGGCCTCGCCTAGTTCTTCCAGTTCTGAACAACCAAGCGAAGCACCCAGCAGCTCTGCCTCACCTAGTTCTTCCAGTTCTGAGCAACCAAGCGAAGCTCCCAGCAGCTCTGCCTCACCAACTTCTTCCAGTTCTGAACAACCTAGTGTAGGACCTAGTAGTTCGCCCTCACCAAGTTCTGACTCTACTCCTTGTGATGAATCAAGCGAAGGACCAAGCAGTTCTGGCTCCCCTAGTTCTTCCAGTTCTCCCCAACCGAGCGGAGCACCAAGTAGTTCTGCCTCACCAAGTACTGATTCCACCCCTTGGACCCCATCGACTGGTGTACCTTACCACTTTACGAATCCTGCCGGTCGACATTGCATTTgctattga